From Falco naumanni isolate bFalNau1 chromosome 4, bFalNau1.pat, whole genome shotgun sequence:
TCCGCGATTTACTGACTCGGACTGACCCATCAGATGGGCTCCGCAGCCGGGCGGCACCGGGACTGGGACCAGGTCCAGGACCAGAACTAGGACTAGGACCAGGACCAGGACCAACCTCCTCCCTGGCCGTGCCCCGCGTCTAACACCCGTTGTTTTGCTCGccctgggaggaaaaaaatccgATCGCCGCCTAGGCGGGGAAGGGATCCCTTCCCTGCTTGCCAGGGGGATcgcagccccccgggccccTCCAGCCACCCAGCCCGGGGCGGACTGAAAGGCTGGACAGGTGGCCCCGGGGTGGGTCGGGGGGGATTCGCCTGCATCGATCGGGgtgttggggctgggggggggacgggacccGGGCACGGCCCCCCTCAGCGCGACCCCCTCCCACAGAGCCCAGCTTGTGGGGGCAGCCGGGCTGGACCCTGCCACACGCGCGGGTGCGGCGGGACGGGGGGACGTCAGGAGGGAAACGAAAGCGGGGCCCGGTGGAGGGACAGCGTGGCCGCAGACACAGCGGCCAGGCCGGGGGGGGCCGCAGGCAGGTTGGGGCGCCCCCCCCCACGTCGGGGCCCGGCCGATGCCCTCCCACGGGCGGCgtggggcggccgcggcccggctGAGCGCGGCCGGAGTCACGGCGGGGCTGGGcgggttggtttgtttttttttttttctttccttgtcttcgtagaaagcaaagaattaaGCCCTGTCCTCAGGAAATGTGGGGCTTTAATATCCCTAAGCGATGCCTCCAAGGCGCCCCTGGGCCGAGAGGAACTCGGCGCTGAGGAATAAAAACCATTTTGGGGAGAAAACCCCttccccgccgccgcgggaggagcagcggggccggggctggtgCCGGGCCGGCGGGCAGGGGCTCCCCAGCCGGGGCCACGCTTTTATCACCAACATCGTGGCTAGTATTTCAAATTTTTGGCGAGTGAGGAACCAGCCACCCCGCTGCTCAATTGGCCCGAACAACGCGGGCATTAAACGGCCGATCGCGGCAGTGTTTAAATCTTTATTTACCAGAACCTTGTAAAGCCAGGAACAATTTGCATTCTATTAACTGCTTTTCAATAGGGCATCGACTGGAACTAAAAGATGCCACTACCCTGCCCTAATTAAAGAGCAACTGAATTACACTAAATACATATGAACGCTGCTCTCCTCCATAAATAACGGCGGGCTCCTCGCCGTGCCGAGCGCCCGGTGGGCCGGACTCTGCCCGGCTCCACGGGGAGCTCggatttaataaaaataatttatttaaaaaaaaaatcatacacgCGTGGTTTTTACCACACGGCCACCACCGCGTGTTCCCGCGGAGCCGCCGGGCACGGCGCGGCGGAGCCGAGGCAAAGAAAGGCCGGAGCGGGGACGGGGACGCTCCGCCGGCCCTCGGCCCTTTCTCCCGCAGCGGCTCCGCGCAGAGCGGAGGAGCGCGGAGCCGcgacccccgcccgccccccgcagTCACAGCGCGGCCGCGCCGAGCAGCCGCGTTTCCCCGGCAAACCCTCGGCCCAGCGCCGGCCTGAGCCGAGCCGGCCCCGCGAGGCCCGGAGGCACCGGGAGGGGGGCGCAGCCGGTGCCCCGGAGGAAGCGGAGCGCAGCCCCGGCGCCGCCGGCCTCCCCCCGCCCAGCCCACGGCCCCGCAGGGGGCGGTGGGGCAGCGAGGGGACGCAGCGGAGCTTCCCAGCGGCTTGCccgcggtcccgagcagcggTGCCAAACCGACGGCGCAGGAGCtcggcgggcggccggggcggcggggctccctcccctccctccgGCGGGAGCaggcccggggcggggggggccctGCGGTACGATTCGCCTCCGGTATCagctccttcccttcttccGCAGGCTTCGCGTTGGCTCGGtcccccccggcccagccccagccctcacTCGCGGTGGCACCCCGAGAGCCAGGGGTCCCCACGCGTGTCCGCAGCACCCCTCAGCCCCCCGCCCGGAGGTGCGGAGCGGACGGCCGTGGTCGCAGaccgtgccgtgccgtgccctACCTGCCAGCCTGAGCGCCGACATCCTCTGGAACTCCGGCTCCTGCAACCATTTCCACATCCTCCGGAAAGTCTCCCGGCCCGACTTGAGCTTACTCCAGGGCTTGGGGTTCCGCAGCAGGTCCGAGAGGGTCCCCTGGGAGCGGCACAAGATCCTCTGCGCGAAGATCGCCTGCGGGATGCTGTAGCGCTTCAGCTCGGCTGTGATCCGCTGGGCCACCTCCTTGGTGTTGATCTCCTCCACCTGCCCGGAGCCGCCGGGCTGGGAGCCGGTGGCCGAGGCCTGGCGCTCCCGCTCGCCCAGGAGGGACCCGCCGGGCTGGGCGTGCGGGTGGCCGTGCGGGTGCATCCCGTTGAGCGGAGGCATCATGGCCGAGCTGGGGGCCGCCAGCCCCCGCGCCAGGTGCTCCTCGCCCCGGGACAGCATCGCGGCGTGCGAGTCGAAGCTGTTGGGCGAGAGCATCTTCTCGTTGGGCAAGTGGCCGCCGGGGCCGTAGGGGGCCAGCGGCTGCTGGGCGTTgtgcaggctgcccagcccGTTGGGCAGCGGCGagaggggctgccccatggccgGCATGTCCTTGGGGTAGTGGCTGTAGAGGTTGCCCATGGAGGCCAGGCTCCGTTCGTCGCGCATGAGGGTGAAGCTGCCGCTCACGTTGCCGGCCAGGCGCTGGTgcgggtggtggtggtggtggtggtggtgcggGTGGTGGAACTTCTCCGAGACGGTGGAGATGGGCggcaggtgctgcaggggggTCAGCGTGGTGTAGGTGCTGCTCAGGCTCATGCCGGAGGGTGACTCGCAGGACATGCTCATGGCGGGGTGCAGCGGGGCGGCCAGGCTGTGCTCGGCGCGGTAGTCGCCCCCCTCCAGGATGGAGGCCATGCCCGAGACCATGGCGGGCCGGCCGTGCGGCACCAGGTTGCGGTGCGAGCCCTGCCGCCCGTGCGCCGGGCTCAGCAGCTCGGCGGGCTGCGAGTGCGGGACGCCGTGCAGGCTGCCCAGGTTCTCCATCGCCAGCTCCATGGTGGCCGCCGGGCTCTGCCGCTGTCTCGCCCGCTCGCTCGctgccttcctcccccaccccccccgccgccgccgcctcctcctcctcctcctcctcctcctcctccaccgccgccccccccctccccgcgccggcTGCCCGGATTAATTCAGACTCCGCGCTCGGGGATCGATCTCCCGCGCCCCGCGGTCAGGCCAGCATGAtgcgccgcgcccgcccgctCCAGCCCGCCTGGATGCGCtgcggcgcggggccgcggccgggcgcggagcgggggcgcggggcgcggagcggggccgccggagcggagcggggccggtGCGTGCGCTCGGGGCGGCTGCGGCGCGCCTCGGCCGCCGGCTCCCGGCAGCCTCGCTCTGGGCCGCGGCGTGACGTcagcgccgccccgccccgccccccagccGAACCgagccgcgccgcccccccatcccggggcggggggcggggggcacaggCGGGGGGACCGTGGAGAGCGGTCCGCACCCCCAATCCCCGACGGGGCGGcacctgccccccacccccgagcCGAGGTGACACCCACACACACGCCGAGGTGACACCCCTCCCCGCACCGAGGTGACCCCTTTACCGGGGTGACCGTCCCTGCAccgggtgtgtgtgtgtccccgcACCGGAGTGACTCCCCCGCACCGAGGTGACCCCCGGCGCCCAGCGCGCACCCGGCGGCGCGGCACGGCTGTGcccacctgctccctgcacatctggctgcccccagccccccccgtGCACACATCTAGCTGCCCCCACACCTGGCTGCGCCTGTCCCCAGCGccccccacaaccccccccgctgcctcccccggcccctccgcccTCCCAAGGGCCTGGCTGCCCTTGTCTATCCCA
This genomic window contains:
- the ONECUT3 gene encoding one cut domain family member 3; translated protein: MELAMENLGSLHGVPHSQPAELLSPAHGRQGSHRNLVPHGRPAMVSGMASILEGGDYRAEHSLAAPLHPAMSMSCESPSGMSLSSTYTTLTPLQHLPPISTVSEKFHHPHHHHHHHHPHQRLAGNVSGSFTLMRDERSLASMGNLYSHYPKDMPAMGQPLSPLPNGLGSLHNAQQPLAPYGPGGHLPNEKMLSPNSFDSHAAMLSRGEEHLARGLAAPSSAMMPPLNGMHPHGHPHAQPGGSLLGERERQASATGSQPGGSGQVEEINTKEVAQRITAELKRYSIPQAIFAQRILCRSQGTLSDLLRNPKPWSKLKSGRETFRRMWKWLQEPEFQRMSALRLAACKRKEQEQQKDRSLQPKKQRLVFTDLQRRTLIAIFKENKRPSKEMQMTISQQLGLELNTVSNFFMNARRRCMNRWQEEPGTNPGVPSSSTSTFSKA